The window TTTTCGATCCAGCCTTCCCTAACTCTTTTTAGAGCTCCTCTTGAGCATGAATGCAGAAGTATGATAAAAGTACTTATGGTACTGCTTTCAGTGGTGTCAAAGTTTTTTTCTTAAGGGTGGTTGCAACTAAAATACAAAGACTAACTCCCTTTAAGCTTGCCGCAAACTAAAACAAATACTCAAAGACCCAAATTTGAATTAACACGTGACTCGCGTCTGCACTTAGGCAATCAGCATTTATCAGTGTCTCTGTAGCTGTGCCAGATTTTGCCCTGGAGGAATCAATTCAACTCAGACTCCCTGAGCAGAAACTAATGAAATTTTAATGAGGATCACTTGAATCTCACTCATGTGAGAGATGAGAGTTGCCTCCTGTTTTAATGTCTGAAGGTCGACTTTTGGAGTCCCCAAACAAGTCAAGGCTATGCGCACGCATTTCCAGCACACCTTGTCTCTTGCTGCACCGGCCATGTTTGGATTTGGTACCAAGTAGCCTGCTTTCATCTGAACTTTTTTGCATATCAACCATTTCtgattcaaactgaatggcatCAGagggggcacacacacacacgcagagatTATACTTAGCCTTCCAATACTCACGAATGACAGTTGTGATCCCACTCTCAAATTACATCAGTATAAACTGATACGTATAgcttttttggctttttggttTCGATTTTGCCCTTTTTAACACGTCATATAAAGCTGATCAGTGTGGACTGGACTAAGATTTACAAAGATTAGCAGCAGCTGATTTCTGTGGACATGCTCATGGGCTCAGGAAGGTTTGAGCTCAGGTCACTCGAAGCAGAATATGTCGTCTCCTGCTCGGTTTGAGGAGCCTGTCTTAAACATTTCAGTCTCGGATTCATTCAAAGACCTACTCATTGTAAGACTCCTGTTCCAAACCTTTTGTTGTCCCTGAAACTCTTCAGAGTTAGAGAGGGATATCACAATGAGGTTTTAGTTATATGAGGTGATGCTTATGCCTGTTAAAGGCTCACACTGAGGAAAAAGACCTTTCCCTTTAATGTGATCGTGTCACTGTAGCTGGCATCCCCGACAGTCGTCCTCTGGTTCTGTGTTGTCCGAAGAGTAAGAGCTCTCCTCGCTCACTGTCAAATGCAACATCACTATATTAGATCAGCTGtgtacaaatgtgtttttcaacTGCAACACAAGAGAAAAATCACTATACGTTATCCATCTTTgctaaatatatacaaaaaaaggaCTTACACCACTCTGTCTGTATGGGGAGGAAGGCCTTGTCACCGTTCTCCCTGATCATCTCCTCTATCTTATCCAGCAAGACTGACACACTCCTGTCTTTGCCAGGCGTCTTACTGTCCAGGACATGGTAATAGTTCCCACAGTATTCCAGCAGTCTTTGCAGCTCCCGCCCACCTCTAAGGATGTGCTCCTCAATGGGCGTGCGTCCCAGCCAGTCACCACAGCTGAACAGCACCATGGTGTGGAGGCATGCGCTGTCACCAAACAGAGTCTCTATGTGCGCCACAAGCGTTCGCCTCTTCCTGGCGGTGAGGGACGAGACGACTGGTAGGACCAGCAACAGGGTGTGGGGTCCAGGTCGTAGGAGGGCAGCCCCGCGCTGGGACTCCTGGCGGATTCGCTTCGGGGTTCGCCTCACTGAGAACCAGTCCCAGCCTGGGGTGTCGACAATAGTGACCCGACGACCGGAAACAAGCGCCTGCCTCCTGAGACACAGCTCTGTCTCCTGGCCCGATTCAAAGTAGCGGCGGCCCAGGATGCAGTTCCCCACTGAGCTCTTTCCAACTCCTTTCCAACCCAGCAACAGCAACCGCAATTCTAAACAGAATGGCAAGGAGGAAAttagaaatacaaaaaatagaaaaaaggtcagataaacagagcagagagaacAAAAATACTTAGAATTAAAGGCAAAACTAGCTCATCAGGGATGAGTAAGCAATTTCCTACAACACCATTCCAGTGGGTTTGTTTTCCCAGGAGCAgaacacgcacgcacgcacacacacacacacacacacacacaccctcataCCTCTGGGAGGTCCTCCAATCATCTGCTCCCTCTGTCGAGCATGCTCCTCCATCCtcatcctctcctcctccagagCTCTCCGGGCCTGTTCTTCTTCCAGTAAAATCAGCTCATTCACCTCGAAGTACCATCCTGCATGACAGCGCCAATAAATTATTCACTGAACTGTTTCCtctcagttcagttttcaatttgATGGTAGCAACACATTTTAAGAAAGCTGGGAATGGAGCAACAAGACTGAAAGGAAAGCTGTGATGTAATGGAAGGTAATTACGTAATAATAGGTTCTCACCAGACTATGTGGGCAAAAACAACATAAGAATAATGTTTCTCAAATCATGAATGTCTTTACTTTAACAAATCCAGCCAAACCTTGGTTGTCAGTGATCATTTCCTCCACTTTTTCCATCAGTTCCGGtacttgtgtgttttcttctgtttcttttcgAGTGTTGTCAAAGGCATGGTACCTGCAGTGGGAAAAAACATCTTTTAAAGGGGCATGCCACTAAACTTACATATAAAGATAAGAAAACTGCAGCACGTGGTTTCCTTTTACTCTAAAGGGAGGTTTccaaaattttcaaaaatgtcataATTGGCGTGTTAGTGATGGCACCTGTGATATTTCAAGCTGGAGCTCAACAAATGCTATCATAACTGAGATGAAAAAcaggccttttttttattttaaattttacccTGAACCACAACAGGAAGTACAGGTCCCTGGTGCTGCCAGTTTGATGTTTATCTCAAACTGTAGAAAGAGTTTTAGTATGGCACTCTTCTTTCtatctggagaaaaaaaaaaagcgctatcaaaataactgaattatctttttattttatgcattcttcctgtttaaaaccTGCCTGCTTTGTCAAAAATCCCCCCTGAAGCAGTAGGTAGTGATATCGCTTGTTATCAGATTTTGCACACCTCCTTCCGGAGCGCCCAACAGCTTTACTCATAGGCAGGGTGCACActttaaatcaccttttgtGGATAAAGTTTGCAGTTGCCCTTTAAGTTATCTTTTAAACTGCTGCTCTACAACCTAAGGACTGAGTacttact is drawn from Archocentrus centrarchus isolate MPI-CPG fArcCen1 chromosome 8, fArcCen1, whole genome shotgun sequence and contains these coding sequences:
- the LOC115784933 gene encoding GTPase IMAP family member 8 translates to MAAVSSASDTGDPRGRHPPERRLLLLGGPQSGKTSTANTILGDEVFDGGTETTHSNVGHTEIYGRRVTVVDTPPWAIPADPDDDAEAHDNDNAGAESDSPRRPPPSLDSEGPCMGAILCPPGPHAILLVVSVTQPFTETERRAAEEQLGALGGGTWRYSMVLFTGIDKLPKGVFIEEHIANTGEALQWLVERCGSRYHAFDNTRKETEENTQVPELMEKVEEMITDNQGWYFEVNELILLEEEQARRALEEERMRMEEHARQREQMIGGPPRELRLLLLGWKGVGKSSVGNCILGRRYFESGQETELCLRRQALVSGRRVTIVDTPGWDWFSVRRTPKRIRQESQRGAALLRPGPHTLLLVLPVVSSLTARKRRTLVAHIETLFGDSACLHTMVLFSCGDWLGRTPIEEHILRGGRELQRLLEYCGNYYHVLDSKTPGKDRSVSVLLDKIEEMIRENGDKAFLPIQTEWLSEESSYSSDNTEPEDDCRGCQLQ